In Mongoliitalea daihaiensis, one DNA window encodes the following:
- the kdpA gene encoding potassium-transporting ATPase subunit KdpA, with protein sequence MNTEIIGVIFIFLLSLLLAWPLGKYMVKIFKGERVWSDFMSPIEKWIFRISGVNPDQKLDWKDNMKALVVINIGFFVVAFLFLVLQSFHPFWNPNGFENWEPTLAFNTAVSFTTNTNLQHYSGESGASYYTQLLVFCWLQFVSAGTGIAACALLFQGLINRSTSELGNFYNLMVKSCTRILLPLSVVLAIILMANGTPTNFEALQEVRTLEGKSQLVAAGPAAPMVAIKQMGTNGGGFFGPNSTHPFENPNYLTNIAENIAILLIPMALVFAFGFYTDRKKLALVFIGVMSILFVSFTAISISQEIAGNPEFTKLGLSDPTNLEGKEVRFGAAASSLWGVSTTSTSNGSVNSMHDSHTPLSGGIFLLDMFINAIYGGVGVGFINFFVFVIVAVFIAGLMIGRTPEFMGKKIEAREIKIAALIVILHPFLILTGTAISSYLAAKDPALYTDWIHNPGFHGLSEMLYEFTSSAANNGSGFEGLNDDTPFWNIMNGIVMLLGRFLPIIGPLAIVGSLALKKTVPESSGSLKLETPAFGAVLLSVILIVAALAFFPVMALGPIAEFFSF encoded by the coding sequence ATGAATACAGAAATTATAGGTGTAATCTTCATCTTCCTACTTTCCTTACTACTAGCATGGCCTTTGGGAAAGTATATGGTCAAAATATTTAAAGGAGAACGCGTATGGTCTGACTTTATGTCGCCCATAGAAAAGTGGATTTTTAGGATTTCCGGAGTGAATCCTGATCAAAAACTTGATTGGAAAGACAATATGAAAGCGCTTGTTGTCATCAACATTGGCTTTTTTGTCGTAGCCTTTCTTTTTTTGGTGTTGCAATCTTTTCATCCCTTCTGGAATCCCAATGGATTTGAAAATTGGGAGCCAACCTTGGCCTTTAATACCGCTGTCAGCTTTACCACCAATACCAACCTCCAACATTACAGTGGAGAAAGCGGAGCCTCTTATTACACACAACTTCTGGTTTTCTGTTGGTTGCAATTTGTAAGTGCAGGGACAGGGATAGCAGCTTGTGCGCTTTTATTTCAAGGATTGATTAATCGCTCTACATCTGAACTTGGAAATTTTTACAATCTAATGGTTAAAAGCTGTACAAGAATACTGCTTCCGCTATCAGTTGTTTTGGCAATAATTCTGATGGCCAACGGCACTCCTACTAACTTTGAAGCATTACAAGAGGTCCGAACTTTGGAAGGTAAATCGCAATTAGTTGCAGCAGGTCCGGCAGCTCCAATGGTTGCAATCAAACAAATGGGGACTAATGGAGGAGGTTTTTTTGGTCCTAACTCTACTCACCCATTCGAGAACCCTAATTACTTGACCAACATAGCAGAAAATATTGCTATACTGTTAATTCCTATGGCATTGGTTTTTGCTTTTGGGTTTTATACAGACAGAAAAAAACTTGCTCTAGTATTCATTGGGGTGATGTCTATCCTGTTTGTTTCTTTTACGGCAATTTCAATTAGCCAGGAAATTGCAGGTAATCCTGAGTTTACAAAACTGGGATTATCCGATCCAACTAACCTGGAAGGAAAAGAAGTTCGATTTGGTGCTGCAGCGTCTTCACTTTGGGGAGTTTCTACTACATCAACCTCTAATGGCTCTGTCAATTCCATGCATGATAGCCACACACCACTATCAGGAGGTATTTTCTTGTTGGATATGTTTATCAATGCCATATATGGAGGAGTGGGAGTTGGATTTATTAACTTCTTTGTATTTGTAATAGTGGCCGTTTTCATTGCAGGCTTGATGATCGGGCGTACACCTGAATTTATGGGTAAAAAAATTGAAGCCAGAGAAATAAAAATTGCAGCTTTGATTGTGATTTTACACCCTTTCCTAATCCTTACAGGGACAGCCATTTCAAGTTATTTGGCAGCTAAAGATCCAGCACTTTATACAGATTGGATCCATAATCCCGGATTTCATGGATTATCAGAAATGTTGTATGAATTCACCTCTTCGGCTGCTAACAATGGGTCAGGTTTTGAAGGCTTAAATGATGATACGCCTTTTTGGAATATTATGAACGGTATTGTCATGTTATTGGGAAGGTTTTTGCCCATTATTGGCCCCTTGGCAATTGTTGGTTCGCTTGCTCTAAAAAAGACAGTTCCAGAGTCTTCAGGAAGTCTAAAGTTAGAAACACCAGCTTTTGGAGCCGTTCTTTTATCAGTCATCCTAATTGTTGCAGCTTTGGCATTCTTCCCAGTGATGGCATTGGGTCCAATTGCTGAATTCTTTTCCTTTTAA
- the kdpB gene encoding potassium-transporting ATPase subunit KdpB — protein MKNNTNSFDFSTAMKQAVVKLNPSLMIKNPVMFTVELGTLIMLVVTIVSLVSQNDFLGSFGYNLVITLLLFLTVLLGNFAEAVAEARGKAQADTLRKTRQDTPARILRNEQIEIVSSSILTKGDVFVCEAGDLIPADGELIEGLASIDESAITGESAPVIREAGSDQNTVIGGTRVLSDRIVVRVSSNPGESFLDKMISLVEGANRQKTPNEIALTILLAAFTLVFLIVTVTLKPFADFLNISLSLAALISLFVCLIPTTIGGLLSAIGIAGMDRALKANIIAKSGKAVETAGDIDVLLLDKTGTITIGNRKATAFVPAPDIAREEIVEASVLSSLADTTPEGKSVVELAKKKDQFELTVPQDAQFINFSAETRMSGVDLTGNVKIRKGAWDAIKKWADQSSNETITFLEKEVAKIAEKGGTPLAVAVDKKAIGVIQLEDIIKPGIQQRFDRLRKMGVKTVMVTGDNPLTAKFIANLAGVDDFIAEAKPEDKMNYIKREQAEGKLVAMMGDGTNDAPALAQADVGVAMNSGTQAAKEAANMVDLDSDPTKLLEVVEIGKQLLITRGNITTFSIANDVAKYFAIVPALFAASIPGLAALDLMNLGSPQSAILSAVIFNALIIPALIPLALKGSKYRPIGASALLSRNLLIYGLGGIILPFIGIKAIDTIVSLFI, from the coding sequence ATGAAAAACAATACTAATTCATTTGATTTTTCCACTGCAATGAAACAAGCAGTAGTGAAATTGAATCCATCCCTGATGATCAAAAATCCGGTAATGTTTACCGTTGAACTCGGGACTTTAATCATGCTTGTGGTGACAATAGTATCCTTGGTTTCCCAAAATGATTTTCTGGGTTCTTTTGGATACAACCTAGTGATCACGTTATTATTATTTCTAACTGTATTATTGGGAAATTTTGCAGAAGCTGTGGCAGAAGCACGAGGAAAAGCCCAAGCTGATACCTTAAGAAAAACAAGACAAGACACCCCTGCACGTATATTGCGAAACGAGCAGATAGAGATTGTCAGTTCTTCAATTTTAACCAAAGGTGATGTCTTTGTTTGTGAGGCAGGTGATCTTATTCCTGCTGATGGGGAACTGATAGAGGGTTTGGCATCTATTGATGAATCTGCCATTACTGGAGAATCTGCACCTGTAATCAGAGAAGCTGGATCAGATCAAAATACGGTCATAGGTGGCACTAGAGTGTTGAGTGACCGGATTGTTGTAAGGGTCAGTTCCAATCCCGGCGAAAGTTTTTTGGATAAAATGATCAGTTTGGTGGAAGGGGCCAACAGACAGAAAACCCCCAATGAAATAGCACTCACCATATTGTTAGCAGCCTTTACCTTAGTCTTTCTAATTGTGACTGTTACGTTAAAACCTTTTGCTGATTTTTTAAATATCAGCTTGTCTTTAGCAGCCTTGATTTCATTATTTGTGTGCCTGATTCCAACAACTATTGGCGGACTGCTCTCAGCTATTGGAATAGCGGGTATGGACAGAGCGCTCAAAGCCAATATCATTGCCAAATCTGGGAAAGCTGTAGAAACGGCAGGAGATATAGATGTTTTATTATTGGATAAAACAGGAACAATCACCATAGGAAACAGAAAGGCTACCGCTTTTGTACCTGCGCCTGATATTGCTCGTGAGGAAATTGTTGAAGCATCTGTATTGAGTTCTTTAGCAGACACTACGCCTGAGGGTAAATCAGTAGTTGAATTAGCTAAGAAAAAGGATCAGTTTGAACTTACAGTGCCCCAAGATGCACAGTTTATAAACTTTTCCGCAGAAACAAGAATGAGCGGTGTTGATCTTACGGGAAATGTAAAAATCAGAAAGGGCGCTTGGGATGCCATTAAAAAATGGGCTGATCAATCTTCCAATGAAACGATCACCTTCTTGGAAAAGGAAGTTGCTAAAATAGCTGAAAAGGGAGGAACTCCCCTGGCGGTTGCTGTTGATAAAAAAGCAATAGGGGTTATTCAATTGGAAGATATAATCAAACCTGGAATTCAGCAGCGATTTGATAGGCTCAGAAAGATGGGAGTTAAGACTGTCATGGTCACAGGTGATAATCCACTTACTGCCAAATTTATTGCCAACCTAGCTGGTGTGGATGATTTTATCGCTGAGGCTAAACCTGAGGATAAAATGAATTACATCAAAAGAGAACAAGCTGAGGGTAAATTAGTGGCCATGATGGGGGATGGCACTAATGACGCACCGGCTTTGGCCCAGGCAGATGTGGGTGTTGCCATGAACTCTGGTACCCAAGCTGCTAAGGAAGCAGCCAACATGGTAGACTTGGATTCTGATCCTACAAAATTACTGGAGGTGGTAGAAATTGGTAAACAGCTACTCATCACCCGTGGCAATATCACAACATTTTCCATTGCGAATGATGTTGCCAAATATTTCGCCATAGTTCCGGCATTATTTGCAGCGTCCATTCCTGGTCTTGCAGCCCTTGATCTTATGAATTTGGGCAGCCCGCAATCAGCCATCCTTTCTGCTGTGATTTTCAATGCCTTAATCATCCCTGCTTTAATTCCATTAGCACTTAAAGGCTCAAAATACAGGCCTATTGGGGCCTCAGCTCTGCTAAGTAGAAACCTATTAATCTATGGTCTAGGAGGTATTATTCTACCTTTTATTGGAATTAAAGCCATAGATACTATAGTCTCATTATTCATATAA
- the kdpC gene encoding potassium-transporting ATPase subunit KdpC, translated as MIRQSISIILITLVLFGLIYPISIWGIGKIMPHSANGKPIILDGELRGFEHIAQNFSSQQYFWSRPSDVDYDASDTGGSNYGPTNEIFLSQVEERINYLLENHPEKSKADIPIDLVTASGSGLDPYISLDAAIFQANRVANARNLELSQVIELISDHNEGALFGLFGPKDIVHVLKLNLALDKLTKKD; from the coding sequence ATGATACGTCAAAGTATTTCAATCATACTGATTACACTAGTTCTGTTTGGACTAATTTATCCTATCTCAATTTGGGGTATTGGAAAAATAATGCCTCACAGCGCCAATGGTAAACCTATAATTCTCGATGGAGAATTAAGAGGTTTTGAACACATCGCCCAAAACTTTAGTAGCCAACAATATTTCTGGAGCAGGCCATCAGATGTGGATTATGACGCTTCTGACACAGGTGGGTCCAATTACGGGCCTACAAATGAAATCTTCCTTTCTCAAGTGGAAGAACGAATCAACTATTTATTAGAAAACCATCCAGAAAAAAGTAAGGCAGATATTCCAATTGACTTGGTCACAGCCTCAGGTAGTGGATTGGATCCATATATCTCTTTGGATGCAGCCATATTTCAGGCTAACAGGGTAGCTAATGCCCGAAATCTAGAACTCTCTCAAGTTATTGAGCTTATATCAGACCATAACGAGGGGGCTTTATTTGGACTTTTTGGTCCAAAAGATATTGTTCATGTCCTTAAATTAAATTTAGCCTTGGACAAACTCACAAAAAAAGATTAA
- a CDS encoding porin, with the protein MKKLILTIVISFSAFCATAQETNKPVINISGHADIYYGFDFNRPFSNERPDFLFNHTRHNEVNLNLGLIQADIDGGFYRGSLGLMVGTYAQYNLAAEQDLLKNVFEAYAGVAIDKERKLWIDAGIFASHIGFESAISSENFTLTRSLLAENSPYFLSGAKITYTPNSKWEFEAGVFNGWQRIQRLSGNTSPALGTRVTHTPTENLTLNWSTFIGNDFPQEDKRMRYFNNLYAQMQLSQKVALILGFDYGSQQEAIESVQAGASRGLEHWYTPIGILRVDFNENWGMAFRGEYYQDQNGVIIEANSPDGFRATGYSINLDRKISQNVLFRIEARQLQNSTPNFLQEGQLVRGNFLLIGSLAITLP; encoded by the coding sequence ATGAAAAAATTAATTCTAACGATTGTTATTTCTTTTAGTGCTTTCTGTGCTACAGCTCAAGAAACAAACAAACCCGTAATTAACATTAGTGGTCATGCAGATATTTACTATGGATTTGATTTTAACCGGCCCTTCTCCAATGAACGTCCTGATTTCCTTTTCAACCATACCCGTCACAACGAAGTTAATTTAAATTTGGGATTGATTCAGGCGGATATTGACGGTGGATTTTATCGGGGCAGCTTGGGATTGATGGTGGGTACTTATGCGCAATACAATCTGGCAGCAGAACAGGATCTACTAAAGAATGTCTTTGAAGCCTATGCTGGGGTAGCTATAGACAAGGAACGAAAATTATGGATTGATGCGGGTATTTTCGCTTCCCATATTGGCTTCGAATCAGCAATCTCCTCCGAAAACTTTACTTTAACCAGAAGCTTATTGGCTGAAAACTCGCCATATTTCCTCTCAGGAGCTAAGATAACCTATACTCCAAACAGTAAATGGGAATTTGAGGCTGGTGTTTTCAATGGTTGGCAACGCATCCAAAGATTATCAGGAAATACAAGCCCAGCTTTAGGTACTAGAGTAACCCACACGCCTACTGAAAACCTAACGCTCAATTGGAGTACCTTTATTGGAAATGATTTCCCTCAAGAAGATAAAAGAATGCGCTATTTCAACAACTTGTATGCACAAATGCAACTTAGTCAAAAAGTAGCTTTAATACTCGGGTTTGATTACGGCAGTCAGCAAGAGGCAATTGAAAGTGTTCAAGCAGGGGCTTCAAGGGGCCTTGAGCATTGGTATACTCCAATAGGAATTCTACGTGTGGACTTCAATGAAAATTGGGGCATGGCTTTCCGAGGGGAATACTATCAGGATCAAAATGGGGTAATCATTGAGGCAAATTCGCCTGATGGATTCAGAGCTACGGGCTATTCGATAAATTTAGATAGGAAAATTTCTCAAAACGTCTTGTTCAGGATAGAAGCTAGGCAATTACAGAATAGCACTCCTAATTTCTTACAGGA